A genome region from Pseudomonadota bacterium includes the following:
- a CDS encoding type II toxin-antitoxin system prevent-host-death family antitoxin produces MISVGIKEVKNNLSRLLSRVKAGEEILITNRGKPVARIVKENYGDKSIRAALEPLIQRGLIRLPSRSILKDHISTVKARGKAVSEMVIEDRR; encoded by the coding sequence ATGATCAGTGTGGGAATCAAGGAGGTCAAGAACAACCTGAGCCGGCTTTTATCCCGGGTGAAGGCTGGAGAAGAGATTCTGATCACTAACAGGGGAAAGCCTGTCGCCCGCATCGTGAAGGAAAACTACGGTGATAAATCTATTCGGGCGGCACTGGAGCCCTTGATCCAGAGAGGGCTGATCAGGTTGCCGAGTCGGAGCATCCTGAAAGACCATATCTCGACAGTAAAAGCCCGGGGAAAAGCCGTTTCGGAAATGGTAATCGAAGACCGGCGGTGA
- a CDS encoding DUF86 domain-containing protein encodes MRYNGVIQRKLALLDKQVQRLRESLKGISCEEFSQSWEKRSMTERALQVAVEIIIDVAERIIALDGAGPVATAAEAMQLLERLGVLESQNPYVDMVRFRNLIVHRYEEIDPGLLYNLATERLGDFRKFRDEIDRAE; translated from the coding sequence GTTGCTGGACAAGCAGGTTCAGCGGCTGCGGGAGAGCCTTAAGGGGATTTCCTGTGAAGAGTTTTCTCAAAGTTGGGAAAAGCGTTCCATGACCGAGCGCGCCCTCCAGGTTGCTGTCGAAATCATCATTGATGTTGCCGAACGGATCATTGCTCTTGATGGCGCCGGCCCGGTGGCAACGGCAGCCGAAGCCATGCAGTTGCTGGAGCGGCTTGGGGTATTGGAATCGCAAAATCCTTATGTTGACATGGTGCGGTTCAGAAATTTAATCGTTCACCGGTATGAAGAGATCGATCCCGGATTATTATACAACCTTGCAACTGAGCGGTTGGGCGATTTCAGGAAATTCAGAGATGAAATAGACCGGGCCGAATAA
- a CDS encoding ATP-binding protein encodes MDKKRYLKGKINRLLEMFPIVAIVGARQCGKTTLAMQLRPEWKYYDLESPGDYQLLSEDPAAFFALHQHDLIIDEAQQYPELFRVLRGVVDADRRRKGRFILTGSSSPHIVKAITESLAGRIATVEMWPFKQGEFYQRKIPELYNMLIDGYAVAGDFAQLPPVVEPSQSVHVWFKGGFPEPLIESEHRQEFLRQWQENYVADYITRDIRGLFPKLKMHNFRRLLTLLAQFSGHQLNMSDMARALEISVSTVKDYLDIIHQTFIWRNLAPYTKNSLKKVQKAKKGFFRDQGLLHYFLKIANADHLLLHPVAGFSFESFVIEEIIRGLQTTMAAGLEFNYYRTIDKSEVDLIIEGDFGIIPIEIKLNSTVRRRSLRGLENFIKDRQCSFGIIVNRGRGIELITDKIVQVPVHYL; translated from the coding sequence ATGGATAAAAAACGATATCTCAAGGGAAAAATCAACCGCTTGCTGGAAATGTTTCCGATAGTTGCCATTGTCGGAGCCAGGCAATGCGGAAAAACCACCCTGGCCATGCAGTTGCGTCCTGAATGGAAGTACTACGATCTCGAAAGTCCTGGCGATTACCAGCTGCTCAGCGAGGATCCCGCCGCTTTTTTCGCCCTTCACCAGCATGATCTCATTATTGATGAAGCCCAGCAGTACCCTGAGCTTTTCCGGGTTCTAAGAGGGGTTGTTGATGCCGACCGCCGTCGGAAAGGCCGCTTCATCCTGACCGGCTCTAGCTCGCCGCATATTGTCAAGGCAATTACGGAAAGCCTGGCCGGAAGAATTGCCACCGTCGAAATGTGGCCTTTTAAACAGGGAGAGTTCTACCAGCGGAAAATTCCTGAACTCTATAATATGCTGATCGATGGCTATGCCGTGGCCGGTGATTTTGCCCAGTTGCCGCCGGTGGTCGAGCCATCCCAAAGCGTACATGTCTGGTTTAAGGGAGGTTTTCCTGAACCTTTGATTGAAAGCGAGCACCGCCAGGAATTTCTGCGCCAGTGGCAAGAAAATTACGTTGCTGATTATATCACCCGCGACATCAGGGGCCTCTTTCCCAAGCTTAAAATGCACAATTTCAGGAGGCTTTTGACGCTGCTGGCCCAGTTCTCCGGACATCAGCTCAATATGAGCGATATGGCCAGGGCACTCGAAATAAGCGTTTCAACGGTCAAGGACTACCTTGATATTATCCACCAGACATTTATCTGGAGAAACTTGGCTCCCTACACAAAAAACTCGCTGAAGAAAGTCCAAAAAGCAAAAAAAGGATTTTTCAGGGATCAGGGCCTGCTGCACTACTTTCTAAAAATAGCGAATGCTGACCACCTCCTGCTGCATCCGGTTGCCGGCTTTTCTTTCGAGAGTTTTGTGATTGAAGAAATTATTCGCGGATTGCAGACAACCATGGCTGCCGGGCTGGAATTTAACTATTATAGAACCATAGATAAGTCCGAAGTTGACCTGATCATTGAAGGGGATTTTGGCATTATTCCCATCGAGATCAAACTCAACTCGACCGTCAGGCGCCGGTCGCTGCGGGGGCTGGAGAATTTTATCAAAGACCGGCAGTGTTCTTTCGGCATTATCGTCAACCGAGGCCGCGGCATAGAACTCATAACCGACAAAATTGTCCAGGTCCCGGTTCACTATCTCTGA